The Caulobacter sp. FWC26 genome contains a region encoding:
- a CDS encoding biopolymer transporter ExbD, with the protein MAMSSNDAFATGGRRGRRRGRRSRGALSEINVTPLVDVMLVLLIIFMISAPLLTAGVPLELPKTEAAALQNQEEPITVSIRKDGQIFVGETQIPFENLAPRISAIAGDGYDKPIFVRADGGATYAVVAQVMAGLSNAGFNKINLITETGGPSTGAAPRDAQPEGAADLRPAQ; encoded by the coding sequence ATGGCGATGTCCTCCAACGACGCGTTCGCCACGGGCGGGCGCCGAGGCCGTCGTCGCGGTCGCCGCTCGCGCGGGGCGCTGTCCGAGATCAACGTCACGCCGCTGGTGGACGTGATGCTGGTGCTGTTGATCATCTTCATGATCAGCGCGCCGCTGCTGACCGCCGGCGTGCCGCTGGAGCTGCCCAAGACCGAGGCCGCCGCCCTGCAGAACCAGGAAGAGCCGATCACCGTGTCGATCCGCAAGGACGGCCAGATCTTCGTCGGTGAGACGCAGATTCCGTTCGAGAACCTCGCCCCCCGCATCAGCGCCATCGCGGGCGACGGCTATGACAAGCCGATCTTCGTGCGGGCCGACGGCGGCGCGACCTACGCCGTGGTCGCCCAGGTGATGGCGGGCCTGTCGAACGCCGGCTTCAACAAGATCAACCTGATCACCGAGACCGGCGGCCCCTCGACGGGGGCGGCCCCGCGCGACGCGCAGCCGGAAGGCGCGGCCGACCTGCGGCCCGCGCAGTAG
- the tolQ gene encoding protein TolQ has translation MDAAAAAPNFSFFALFMQADWVVKGVMIGLILASLGSWAVILDKLFRFQALNRAADRFEEQVSGGRSLEDVAGEAGANPRHALPRMLQAALKEWRDAKAKGAMSENQAGFLIARIDRILDTQIARETTKVEEGLGSLAIVATASPFIGLFGTVWGIMHAFQNIAISKNTSLAVVAPSIAEALFATAIGLIAAIPAYIAYNKFSTDAGKYAGRLEGFADDLSTAIQRRLAERV, from the coding sequence ATGGACGCCGCGGCCGCCGCCCCCAATTTCTCGTTCTTTGCCTTGTTCATGCAGGCCGACTGGGTCGTGAAGGGCGTCATGATCGGTCTGATCCTGGCCTCGCTGGGCTCTTGGGCGGTCATTCTGGACAAGCTGTTCCGTTTCCAGGCGCTGAACCGCGCCGCCGACCGCTTCGAGGAGCAGGTCAGCGGCGGGCGCTCGCTGGAGGACGTCGCGGGCGAGGCTGGCGCCAATCCGCGTCACGCCCTGCCGCGCATGCTGCAGGCGGCGTTGAAGGAATGGCGTGACGCCAAGGCCAAGGGCGCGATGAGCGAGAACCAGGCCGGTTTCCTGATCGCCCGTATCGACCGCATCCTCGACACCCAGATCGCCCGCGAGACCACCAAGGTCGAGGAGGGCCTGGGCAGCCTGGCCATCGTCGCCACGGCCTCGCCGTTCATCGGCCTGTTCGGCACGGTCTGGGGCATCATGCACGCCTTCCAGAACATCGCGATCTCGAAGAACACCTCGCTGGCCGTGGTTGCGCCCTCGATCGCCGAGGCGCTGTTCGCCACCGCCATCGGCCTGATCGCCGCCATCCCGGCCTATATCGCCTACAACAAGTTCTCGACCGACGCGGGCAAGTACGCCGGCCGCCTGGAAGGCTTCGCCGACGACCTGTCGACCGCGATCCAGCGTCGCCTGGCCGAGCGAGTCTAG
- a CDS encoding YbgC/FadM family acyl-CoA thioesterase — protein sequence MTEPTAGAFEGREHQLPVRIYYEDTDFSGIVYHANYLRYLERGRSDFFRLAGISHTELAQQDTAFAIIRMELDFKRSARIDDALLVRTTYDRVEGARLFVTQRITRGQDVVLEAKGVAVCISLSGRPRRPTPEMLAKLSPWLTPTQS from the coding sequence ATGACCGAGCCCACCGCCGGCGCCTTCGAGGGGCGCGAGCACCAGCTGCCTGTGCGCATCTACTACGAGGACACTGATTTTTCGGGGATCGTCTACCACGCCAACTATCTGCGCTATCTGGAGCGGGGGCGGAGCGACTTTTTCCGGCTGGCCGGCATTTCGCACACCGAACTGGCGCAGCAGGACACCGCCTTTGCGATCATCCGCATGGAGCTGGACTTCAAGCGCTCGGCGCGGATCGACGACGCCCTGCTGGTGCGCACCACCTATGACCGCGTCGAGGGCGCGCGGCTGTTCGTGACCCAGAGGATCACGCGCGGCCAGGATGTGGTGCTGGAAGCCAAGGGCGTGGCGGTGTGCATCAGCCTCTCGGGGCGCCCGCGCAGGCCGACGCCTGAGATGCTGGCCAAGCTTTCCCCATGGCTGACGCCGACGCAGAGCTGA